The sequence CCCGATCCGGCTGATTCAGCTGGCCGGTCAGATCAGGCCGCCGGCGCACGCGGCGGAAAGCCGTTAGCCGCTTCCAACGCCGCCGCGCAGCGGATGACGGACGCTTCGTCGAAGGGAGCCCCGGCGATCTGCAGGCCGATCGGCAGGCCCTGCCGGTCGAGGTCGCAGGGGATGCTGATCGCCGGCGCGCCGATCAGATTCCAGGGATAGGTGAAGCGCCAGGAGGCGGCGAGCGCGCTCTCGGTCCGCCCGCCGAGCTCGACGCTGGTCTCGCCGCTGCGCCAGGCGGTCAGCGGCGTCGTCGGGCCGACCACCACGTCGACAGCCTCGAACGCTTCAGCGAAGCGCTCGCACAGGCGCCGGCGGAAGCGCTCGGCCTGGATGTAGTCCGGACCCGTGACCAGCCGTCCCATCTCCACCAGCAGCTGCACGTCCGGCTGCATCTGCGCCGTCGTCCCCGCCTCGATCCGCCCGGCGTGATAGGCGGTCGAGGAGGACAGTTCGATCGCGAAGATCGCGCCGAGCCCGTGGGCGAGTTCGGCGATCTCGAACTCGACGATGTCGGCGCCGGCCGCTGCCAGCCGCTCGATCTGCCGTTCGACCGCCGCCTCGACATCGGGCTGCAGCGCCTCGAAGAAGTGGTTGCGGCAGACGCCGACCCTCATGCCGCCGGCGCCCGCCGCCAGCGCCGCCTCGAAGTCGTCGCAGGTCCTGCCGCTAGCAGCCGGGTCATCGCTGTCCGGACCGGCCATCGCCGCGACCAGGATCGCGGCGTCGGCCACCGACGAGGCGAGCGGGCCGGCGGTGTCGAGCGACCAGGAGTGCGGGATGATGCCGCTGCGGCCGATCAGGCCGAAGGTGGGCTTCAGCCCGACCGCGCCGCACAGCGCCGCGGGGATGCGGATCGAGCCGCCGGTATCGGAGCCGAGCGCGGCCGCCGCCAGCCCCGCCGCCACCGCCGCGCCCGATCCGCCGCTGGAGCCGCCCGGCGTGCGCGCGTCGTCCCAGGGATTGCGCGCCGGCGGCGTCTCCATGCCCCAGGCGAACTCGTGCATGCGGGTCTTGCCGATCAGCACCGCGCCGGCCGCCCTGAGCCGGGCGACGGCGGCGCCGTCGCGCAACGGATGGTCGGCATCGGCCAGCGCCGAACCCGCACGGGTCGGCATGTCGGCGGTTGTGTAGTTGTCCTTGACCGCGATCGGGATGCCGTGCAGCGGTCCGCGCCAGCCACCGGCGGCGATCTCCCGTTGCGCGTCCTCGGCCGCCTGCCGCGCCGCCTGCGACAGGTGCACGTAGGCGTGGTAGCGGCCGTCGAGTGCCGCAATGCGGTCGAGATAGGCATCGAGCAGATCGACCGGGCTCAGGCGTCCCGCGCGGGTCGCCTCGGCAAGCGCGGTGATCGGCAGCGCCCAGGGCGTGTCGAGGCTCATCGTCCGGGCTGCCTGGCTATCGGGCGGAAGATGACGGCGGGATGCGTCTCGCCGAGATCGAGGCCGCGCAGCACCTCGATCTCGGCGCGGATCGCCGCGTAGGCCGCCGCGATCTCGGCCGCGCGGCCATCGTCGGCATGGGGAGAAACCTCCGTGTCGGGAGAGGTGTCCAGGATTTCGTCCGTGTCCGTCATGGCGCCTCCTCAGGGGGTCCGCGATCCGCCGCCGCCGGGACGGTCGGGCGGCGACAGGGCGAGCAGGTCGACGACCTCGCGCGGCGCCGGGGCGGCGGGCGCGCCGCGCCGCGGCATCCCGGCGACGAAGGGGGCGAGCTGCGCCGAGGCGACGTCGAGCACGCGCCTGAGTTCAGCGATCGGGGTGGAATGGTCGTCGACCCGCAGGTCCACCCGGCGGAACGCCTCGGCGCCGATCACCGCGAGGCCCGCCGATTGCCGTCCGCGCCTGTCGCCGCCTGCCGCCTGCCCCGCCTCCAGTGCCCGCATCAGCCGCTCCTCGAGCGGCAGGCCGGGATCGGCGGCGAAGGCGGCGGCCATCGCCCCGGTCACCTCGGGCCCGGTCAGCATGTTGCCCTGCACCGCGTGGTCTGGACCGGTCAGGTGCCCGTGCCAGGCGGTGCAGGCCAGTCCCGTGAAGGCGGCACCCGGGCCGCCCGTGCCGATCACGCCGATCTGGCGAAGCTCGGCGGCCGGATCGGCGGTGATCGCGGCAGCGAGCGCATCGGCGGCATTCTTCCCACCCGCCATCGCGTCGAGTGTGTCGATCGCCAGATAGGGGTTGACCCAGGACTGGCTCGAGGCCGCGCCGACGCCGGGCACCAGATGGATGCAGATCGCGCCGACCGCCGGCACCGCCGAGGCGACCGCGACGCCGAGCTCGCCGGTGCGCCGGCAGCGGCCGACGAT comes from Tepidamorphus gemmatus and encodes:
- a CDS encoding amidase, whose protein sequence is MSLDTPWALPITALAEATRAGRLSPVDLLDAYLDRIAALDGRYHAYVHLSQAARQAAEDAQREIAAGGWRGPLHGIPIAVKDNYTTADMPTRAGSALADADHPLRDGAAVARLRAAGAVLIGKTRMHEFAWGMETPPARNPWDDARTPGGSSGGSGAAVAAGLAAAALGSDTGGSIRIPAALCGAVGLKPTFGLIGRSGIIPHSWSLDTAGPLASSVADAAILVAAMAGPDSDDPAASGRTCDDFEAALAAGAGGMRVGVCRNHFFEALQPDVEAAVERQIERLAAAGADIVEFEIAELAHGLGAIFAIELSSSTAYHAGRIEAGTTAQMQPDVQLLVEMGRLVTGPDYIQAERFRRRLCERFAEAFEAVDVVVGPTTPLTAWRSGETSVELGGRTESALAASWRFTYPWNLIGAPAISIPCDLDRQGLPIGLQIAGAPFDEASVIRCAAALEAANGFPPRAPAA
- a CDS encoding DUF1028 domain-containing protein: MRRSGRLEVNTFSIVGRCRRTGELGVAVASAVPAVGAICIHLVPGVGAASSQSWVNPYLAIDTLDAMAGGKNAADALAAAITADPAAELRQIGVIGTGGPGAAFTGLACTAWHGHLTGPDHAVQGNMLTGPEVTGAMAAAFAADPGLPLEERLMRALEAGQAAGGDRRGRQSAGLAVIGAEAFRRVDLRVDDHSTPIAELRRVLDVASAQLAPFVAGMPRRGAPAAPAPREVVDLLALSPPDRPGGGGSRTP